In a genomic window of Mucilaginibacter sp. KACC 22063:
- a CDS encoding thioredoxin domain-containing protein has translation MNRLSTSASPYLLQHANNPVDWYPWGPEAFQKARDENKLIIVSIGYSACHWCHVMEHESFEDEQVAEVMNDNFVCIKVDREERPDIDQIYMSAVQLMTGRGGWPLNCICLPDQRPVYGGTYFQKKDWISLLLNLSEFYREKLADAEDYAVRLTEGIQQYESVDFVTEQPQYSKNDLQVIVDNWRKSFDMAEGGTGRAPKFPMPNNWQFLMRYSYLMKDEGVADVVKITLHKMAFGGIYDHVGGGFARYSVDHKWHVPHFEKMLYDNAQLISLYAEAFTWQPNELYKQVVNETIAFVESELTSPEGGFYSALDADSEGVEGKFYTFTKQDIQQILGDEADLFCIYYNITDNGNWEEEETNVLFRKETDAELAPKLGVGIEQLTEKIGELKAKVLEARSTRVRPGLDFKIIASWNGLMLKGLCDAYRAFGNEDHKTLALKNAQFILLNKINEGKLTRIYQSQSNIAFLDDYANIIDAFIALYEITFNIIWLNHAKTLTDAAIAEYYDEAEGMFFYTAATDEQLIARKCEIMDGVIPASNSVMARNLKKLSLLFDDSKYEEISAQLLRNLMPYMAKYGSVYSNWAMLLLEEVFGINEIAITGENAEDMRRELECHYIPNKIMLGGIQENLALLQNRVSDSTRIFICKNKACGLPAYNVTEALKQISA, from the coding sequence ATGAATCGTCTGTCAACATCTGCTTCGCCATATCTTTTGCAACATGCCAACAATCCGGTCGACTGGTATCCGTGGGGGCCTGAAGCTTTTCAAAAAGCACGGGATGAAAATAAGCTGATCATTGTAAGTATTGGCTATTCTGCGTGCCATTGGTGCCATGTTATGGAGCACGAAAGCTTTGAGGATGAGCAGGTAGCAGAAGTGATGAATGACAATTTTGTTTGCATTAAAGTAGACAGGGAAGAACGGCCGGATATCGACCAGATATACATGAGCGCCGTGCAATTAATGACAGGACGTGGCGGATGGCCTTTAAATTGTATCTGCCTGCCAGATCAAAGGCCTGTTTACGGTGGAACTTACTTTCAAAAAAAGGATTGGATCAGCCTGCTGTTAAACCTGTCTGAATTTTACAGGGAGAAACTGGCTGATGCAGAAGATTATGCCGTGCGTTTAACGGAAGGCATACAACAATATGAGTCGGTTGATTTTGTAACCGAACAGCCGCAGTACAGTAAGAACGATTTACAGGTGATTGTTGACAACTGGCGCAAAAGCTTCGACATGGCCGAGGGGGGAACAGGCCGTGCGCCTAAATTCCCTATGCCTAATAACTGGCAGTTTTTAATGCGTTACAGCTATTTGATGAAGGATGAGGGTGTTGCAGATGTTGTAAAAATCACTTTGCACAAAATGGCTTTCGGTGGTATTTATGATCATGTTGGCGGCGGCTTTGCGCGTTATTCGGTTGATCATAAGTGGCACGTTCCGCATTTTGAAAAAATGTTGTATGACAATGCTCAGTTAATAAGCCTTTATGCCGAAGCTTTTACATGGCAGCCCAATGAATTATACAAACAGGTGGTTAATGAAACCATTGCCTTTGTTGAAAGTGAGCTGACATCGCCCGAAGGCGGTTTTTACTCCGCATTAGATGCCGACAGCGAAGGTGTGGAAGGTAAGTTTTACACTTTTACCAAGCAGGACATACAACAAATACTTGGTGACGAGGCAGACCTTTTTTGTATTTACTACAACATTACTGATAATGGAAACTGGGAAGAAGAGGAAACCAATGTACTGTTCAGGAAAGAGACTGATGCCGAACTGGCGCCGAAATTAGGCGTGGGGATTGAGCAACTGACTGAAAAAATAGGCGAACTGAAAGCAAAAGTTTTAGAAGCTCGCAGTACGCGCGTAAGACCGGGACTGGACTTTAAGATCATCGCCTCATGGAATGGATTAATGTTAAAGGGGCTTTGCGATGCATACCGCGCCTTTGGCAATGAAGACCATAAAACACTGGCATTAAAAAATGCACAATTTATCCTGCTTAACAAGATCAACGAAGGTAAGCTGACACGGATTTACCAGTCGCAAAGTAACATTGCTTTTTTGGATGATTATGCCAATATAATTGATGCTTTTATCGCCCTGTATGAAATTACTTTTAATATCATCTGGCTTAACCATGCAAAAACATTGACTGATGCAGCCATTGCAGAATACTACGATGAAGCCGAAGGTATGTTCTTTTACACCGCTGCTACTGATGAACAATTGATTGCACGTAAATGCGAAATTATGGATGGTGTTATACCGGCATCAAACTCGGTAATGGCACGTAACCTTAAAAAGCTGAGCCTGCTTTTTGATGATAGCAAATACGAAGAAATTTCTGCACAGCTTTTACGTAACCTGATGCCTTATATGGCCAAATATGGCTCGGTATATTCAAACTGGGCAATGCTGCTGCTTGAAGAGGTATTTGGCATTAACGAAATTGCCATAACCGGCGAAAATGCAGAGGATATGCGCCGCGAACTGGAATGCCATTACATTCCTAACAAAATAATGTTAGGAGGTATACAGGAGAACTTAGCCTTACTACAAAACAGAGTTAGTGATAGTACACGTATTTTTATCTGTAAAAATAAAGCCTGTGGCCTGCCGGCATACAATGTTACCGAGGCTTTAAAACAAATTAGCGCTTAA
- a CDS encoding ATP-dependent helicase: MEYLEGLNPEQRAAVLQTEGPVMIIAGAGSGKTRVITYRVAHLIRKGVDSFNILVLTFTNKAAREMRERITHVVGTEAKNLWMGTFHSVFAKILRVEAEKIGYPSNFTIYDTDDSKSVIRAILKEMNLDDKLYSANIVYNRISAAKNNLIGWQAYQQNEQIQADDFSQGRGQMGKIYETYATRCYRSGAMDFDDLLYKTNELLKDHPDVLYKYQLKFKYLMVDEYQDTNFSQYLIVKKLAAMNENLCVVGDDAQSIYAFRGANIQNILNFEKDYPDLKVYKLEQNYRSTQNIVKVANSIIANNKEQLKKNVFSEKESGDKIKVMRAFSDNEEGKMVAEGILQDRANNGLKWNDFAILYRTNAQSRSMEEALRKLNIPYKIYGGLSFYQRKEIKDLIAYFRLTFNPNDEEALKRVINYPKRGIGDTTVDRIILSADQHNISLFEVVINPSQYLDGRSSGSVGNFGTMIQSFQVITKNLSAYDAALHIAQHSGLLKDLYEDKSVEGLNRYENIQELLNGIKEFSEREDIEEKGLDIFMQDVALLTNDDNDKNKDADTVSLMTIHSSKGLEFKQVNVVGLEENLFPSQMSLNSRSDLEEERRLFYVAVTRAESKLTISYATSRFKFGTLISCEPSRFLDEIDPQYLELDYTAKPQPSNNPFNDERTAWSRNTSGSNESFSKPKPASQQVKTTSILAKAHVPSANFAPSDTSNLQTGMEVEHERFGFGKVINLEGKQPDIKATIFFKEIGQKQLLLKFAKLRIVN; the protein is encoded by the coding sequence TTGGAGTATTTAGAGGGATTAAATCCGGAGCAGCGGGCAGCTGTTTTACAAACCGAAGGCCCGGTTATGATTATTGCCGGTGCGGGTTCGGGCAAAACACGTGTTATTACTTACCGCGTTGCACACCTTATCCGCAAGGGTGTCGACTCGTTTAATATATTGGTACTTACTTTTACCAACAAGGCTGCACGCGAGATGCGCGAGCGTATTACCCATGTTGTTGGTACCGAAGCTAAAAACCTTTGGATGGGTACCTTCCACTCTGTTTTTGCTAAAATTTTACGTGTCGAAGCAGAGAAAATAGGCTATCCAAGCAATTTTACCATTTATGATACCGACGATAGCAAAAGCGTTATCAGGGCTATTTTAAAAGAAATGAACCTGGACGATAAGCTATACAGTGCCAATATTGTATACAACCGGATTTCGGCTGCAAAAAACAACCTGATTGGCTGGCAGGCTTATCAGCAAAATGAGCAGATACAGGCCGACGATTTTTCGCAGGGCCGCGGGCAAATGGGTAAGATCTACGAAACTTATGCCACACGCTGCTATCGCTCCGGCGCCATGGATTTTGACGATCTTTTGTATAAAACTAATGAGTTGCTGAAAGACCACCCGGATGTACTGTACAAGTATCAGCTGAAATTTAAATACCTGATGGTGGACGAGTATCAGGATACCAACTTCTCGCAGTACCTGATTGTTAAAAAGCTGGCAGCCATGAATGAAAACCTTTGCGTGGTTGGTGATGATGCGCAGAGTATCTATGCCTTTCGCGGTGCCAACATCCAGAACATCCTTAACTTCGAGAAAGATTATCCGGATCTGAAAGTATATAAGCTGGAACAGAATTACCGCTCTACCCAAAACATTGTAAAGGTTGCCAACAGTATTATTGCTAACAATAAAGAGCAGCTTAAAAAGAACGTTTTCAGCGAAAAGGAAAGCGGCGATAAAATTAAGGTAATGCGTGCTTTCAGCGATAACGAGGAAGGTAAAATGGTTGCCGAAGGTATTTTGCAGGATCGTGCCAATAATGGTTTAAAGTGGAACGACTTTGCCATTCTTTACCGTACCAATGCCCAGTCGAGGTCAATGGAGGAAGCTTTACGTAAGCTGAACATTCCTTATAAGATTTATGGCGGCCTCTCCTTTTACCAGCGTAAAGAAATTAAAGATCTTATTGCCTACTTCCGTTTAACTTTTAATCCTAATGATGAAGAAGCGCTTAAACGTGTAATTAATTATCCGAAACGTGGCATTGGCGATACAACAGTTGACCGTATCATACTAAGTGCCGACCAGCATAATATTTCTTTATTCGAGGTGGTGATTAACCCATCTCAATACCTTGACGGGCGCAGTTCGGGCTCGGTAGGGAATTTTGGCACCATGATCCAGAGCTTTCAGGTAATTACTAAAAACCTATCAGCTTATGATGCCGCACTGCATATTGCCCAGCATTCGGGATTATTAAAGGATCTGTACGAAGATAAATCGGTAGAGGGCCTTAACCGTTACGAAAACATACAAGAGCTACTGAATGGTATAAAAGAGTTTTCTGAGCGTGAAGATATTGAGGAAAAAGGCCTTGATATTTTTATGCAGGATGTGGCATTGCTGACCAATGATGATAACGACAAGAATAAGGATGCCGATACAGTATCTTTAATGACGATACACAGCAGCAAAGGGCTTGAGTTTAAGCAAGTGAACGTAGTAGGCCTGGAAGAAAACCTGTTTCCTTCGCAAATGTCACTAAATTCGCGCAGTGATCTTGAAGAAGAACGCCGCCTGTTTTATGTAGCCGTTACACGTGCCGAATCTAAGCTAACTATCAGTTATGCTACCTCTCGCTTTAAATTTGGCACACTTATCAGCTGCGAACCAAGTCGTTTCCTTGATGAGATTGACCCGCAATATCTTGAACTTGACTATACAGCCAAGCCACAGCCGTCAAATAATCCGTTTAATGATGAACGTACAGCATGGTCACGCAATACATCTGGCAGTAATGAAAGCTTTTCTAAACCAAAGCCTGCATCGCAACAGGTAAAAACCACATCTATATTAGCAAAAGCGCACGTGCCGTCTGCAAACTTTGCGCCATCTGATACATCAAACCTGCAAACAGGCATGGAAGTAGAACACGAACGCTTTGGATTTGGAAAAGTTATTAATCTGGAGGGCAAACAGCCGGATATTAAAGCAACTATTTTTTTCAAAGAAATAGGGCAAAAACAACTATTATTAAAGTTTGCAAAACTGAGGATTGTAAATTAA
- a CDS encoding helix-turn-helix domain-containing protein: MNDPKRKANLSVGKNIRILRTQNNWSQEDVATRLGISIPAFSKIETGVTDVNLSRLEQIAKIFEVSVVHLLTLDNSIIEPQLLQINSMQQKLSERETEIASLQRKVIELYEELHTRNSIAS, encoded by the coding sequence ATGAACGATCCAAAACGCAAAGCAAACCTATCTGTTGGTAAAAACATCCGTATTCTGCGCACTCAAAATAACTGGAGCCAGGAGGATGTAGCTACAAGATTGGGAATCTCTATTCCGGCATTTTCAAAAATTGAAACCGGTGTAACTGATGTTAATTTATCACGTCTGGAACAAATTGCTAAAATCTTTGAAGTAAGTGTTGTGCATTTACTGACACTTGATAACAGCATTATTGAACCTCAACTACTGCAAATCAATTCTATGCAGCAAAAACTGTCTGAGCGCGAAACTGAAATTGCCTCATTACAGCGTAAGGTTATTGAGCTTTACGAAGAGCTGCATACCCGTAATTCTATTGCATCCTAA
- a CDS encoding tetratricopeptide repeat protein, whose amino-acid sequence MKKLIAFLFSIVFSTVVYGNIFKYVATDTAEISKLNNEGYNLRRSDPDQTIAKASKALQLAKKSGYGSLVAESYRVIGVGYSYNGEPEKAIESYLYALSYFQADNNLAGQAKVYNNIGNLYRDNDSERALENMRKSLQIAEKINDKNLIASLYLNIGNVYYRQKDFYEALNDYKKSNELFTKLGNKEYTVICMQNIGVIYYNLGQYNEAEKLLVATNADAKKNNRYQQIASVDITLADLYIAKGEYNKAEAALEEGKQYAEILKNKSLLSDFKYSSYKLEFKRRNYEKALYYLQDIYKKDSTSFQDVVSARINLLQVKHKQEERERESQLTILKQRNERNFFWGVSAVAVLLIVVIILLVGNVRRKAETNKRLTDLNNEVSKQKDNLDRINHHLEEIIDERTKDLQIKNRKLADYSSYLSHQIRGPIATLKGLINLEKEGLVNKAECFNMMDKCVSEIDSKIMDMSDMLHDQKRTTN is encoded by the coding sequence ATGAAAAAACTTATCGCTTTTTTGTTTTCAATCGTTTTTTCAACTGTTGTTTACGGGAATATATTTAAATATGTTGCTACCGATACGGCCGAAATATCGAAATTGAATAACGAAGGTTACAACCTTCGTCGTTCGGATCCGGATCAGACGATTGCTAAGGCAAGCAAAGCTCTTCAACTTGCAAAAAAATCAGGATATGGCTCACTCGTAGCCGAATCATACCGTGTAATAGGGGTAGGATATAGTTATAACGGCGAACCTGAAAAGGCTATCGAAAGTTATTTGTATGCCTTGTCTTACTTTCAGGCAGATAATAACCTTGCCGGCCAGGCTAAAGTTTATAATAACATTGGAAACCTGTACCGGGACAACGACTCAGAGCGTGCGCTTGAAAACATGCGCAAATCATTGCAAATAGCCGAAAAGATCAACGATAAAAATCTTATAGCATCCCTTTACCTTAACATTGGTAACGTTTATTACCGCCAGAAAGATTTTTATGAGGCATTAAATGATTACAAAAAAAGCAATGAGCTTTTTACCAAACTGGGTAACAAGGAGTATACGGTTATATGTATGCAAAATATCGGGGTAATATATTATAACCTTGGCCAATATAATGAAGCGGAAAAACTATTGGTTGCCACTAATGCAGATGCTAAAAAGAACAATCGCTACCAGCAAATTGCCAGTGTTGATATTACCCTGGCTGATCTTTACATTGCCAAAGGTGAATACAATAAGGCAGAAGCAGCATTGGAAGAAGGAAAGCAATATGCCGAGATATTAAAAAATAAATCGCTTTTGTCTGATTTTAAATATTCATCCTACAAACTTGAATTTAAGCGCAGGAATTATGAAAAAGCGCTTTATTACCTGCAGGATATTTATAAAAAAGATAGTACCTCATTTCAGGATGTAGTTTCGGCACGTATCAACTTATTACAAGTTAAGCACAAACAGGAAGAGCGCGAGCGGGAAAGCCAGCTTACTATTTTAAAGCAGCGCAACGAGCGTAACTTTTTTTGGGGGGTATCTGCTGTTGCTGTTTTATTGATCGTAGTAATTATTTTATTAGTTGGCAATGTAAGGCGTAAGGCAGAAACTAATAAAAGGCTTACTGACCTTAATAACGAGGTTTCAAAGCAAAAAGATAATCTCGACCGTATTAATCATCATCTGGAAGAAATTATTGACGAGCGTACCAAAGATCTTCAGATCAAAAACCGCAAGCTTGCAGATTATTCATCCTACTTATCGCATCAGATACGCGGCCCTATTGCAACGTTAAAAGGGCTGATCAACTTAGAAAAAGAAGGCCTTGTAAACAAGGCCGAATGCTTTAACATGATGGATAAATGCGTTTCAGAAATTGATAGTAAAATTATGGACATGAGCGATATGCTGCATGACCAGAAACGTACTACCAATTAA
- a CDS encoding GDSL-type esterase/lipase family protein, which yields MSLIRCGSVYAQQQPAPQNPVIYGQLPSCSAAARFYSKDSINITTFGASTVHGMNGSDFQTPLQQDFEHCYKGKILSVTNNGIPGETTTQGLTRFQNAIAGRTGFILILMGANDATAMFNKKMRIAETEKNMRFYIEQSKKYNLIPIIGTLQFFNDTKNESNRTINLYIKQINALYKRLAQEYNIVYADINRALGRNFSLYSDDIHPNAQGNTLVAYVWFDAINKVIENQLLLIGLNQNYPNPVRDNAKIGFSLSQASHVKILLYSMNGANVKTIYDDYDSAGYHEFGVTLSDLAPGVYVYVMQVGGQRLSKKMVIVR from the coding sequence TTGAGTTTAATTAGATGCGGATCCGTATATGCACAACAGCAGCCTGCACCACAAAATCCTGTTATTTACGGTCAGCTTCCCAGCTGTAGTGCTGCTGCACGTTTTTATAGTAAAGACAGTATCAATATTACCACTTTTGGCGCCAGTACTGTACATGGTATGAATGGTAGCGATTTTCAAACTCCTTTGCAACAGGATTTTGAACATTGTTATAAAGGCAAGATTTTATCGGTAACAAACAACGGTATTCCCGGCGAAACTACAACACAAGGTTTAACAAGATTTCAAAATGCTATTGCCGGAAGGACAGGCTTTATCCTAATTTTAATGGGAGCCAACGATGCAACTGCCATGTTCAACAAGAAGATGAGAATTGCAGAAACGGAAAAAAATATGCGGTTTTACATTGAACAAAGTAAAAAGTATAACCTGATTCCTATAATTGGTACATTACAGTTTTTTAACGATACAAAAAACGAGTCCAACAGAACTATTAATTTATATATAAAGCAAATTAACGCCTTGTATAAACGTTTGGCACAGGAGTACAATATTGTATATGCAGATATTAACAGGGCGCTGGGCCGTAACTTTTCTTTATACTCTGATGATATTCATCCTAATGCTCAAGGTAATACATTAGTGGCCTATGTTTGGTTTGATGCCATAAATAAAGTAATTGAAAACCAGTTACTACTTATTGGTTTAAACCAAAACTACCCTAACCCAGTAAGGGATAATGCTAAAATTGGGTTCAGTTTATCTCAGGCCAGCCATGTGAAAATTCTGCTTTACAGTATGAACGGTGCAAATGTTAAAACTATTTATGACGATTATGATAGCGCCGGCTATCATGAATTTGGTGTCACCTTAAGCGATCTTGCACCGGGTGTTTATGTTTACGTAATGCAGGTAGGCGGCCAGCGCCTTAGTAAAAAAATGGTTATTGTAAGATGA
- a CDS encoding dipeptidase: MEQIKQYIDQHRDRFMDELFELLRFPSVSADPKYKDSVLKTADYVAEKLRQAGADKVEICPTAGYPIVYGEKMIDPSKPTVLVYGHYDVQPPDPLELWVTPPFEPTVRDGKIYARGACDDKGQFYMHVKAFELMMQTGTLACNVKFMIEGEEEVGSSNLGIFVKENKEKLKADIVLISDTSMISMENPSLETGLRGLSYLEVEVTGPNRDLHSGVYGGAVANPATILAKMIASLHDENNHITIPGFYDDVVELTADEKTALNSAPYSEEEYKKDLGVEELWGEKGYSTFERTGTRPTLEVNGVWGGYIGEGAKTVLPSKANAKISMRLVPNQTSEKITQLFTDHFLKIAPKNVKVKVTPHHGGEPVVTPTDSVAYKAAQKAITESFGKEPIPTRGGGSIPIVALFEAELGIKTVLMGFGLDSDALHSPNEKYDIYNYYKGIETLPLFHKYFAELSK, translated from the coding sequence ATGGAACAGATCAAACAATATATCGACCAGCACCGCGACCGGTTTATGGACGAGCTTTTCGAGTTGCTACGCTTCCCTTCGGTAAGCGCCGACCCTAAGTATAAAGATTCGGTTTTAAAAACTGCAGATTATGTTGCCGAAAAATTAAGGCAAGCAGGAGCCGATAAGGTAGAGATTTGCCCAACCGCAGGCTATCCTATCGTATATGGTGAAAAAATGATTGATCCTTCAAAACCAACGGTTTTGGTATATGGCCATTATGACGTACAACCACCCGATCCGTTGGAGCTTTGGGTAACCCCTCCTTTTGAACCAACCGTGCGCGACGGTAAAATTTATGCACGTGGTGCATGTGACGATAAAGGCCAGTTTTACATGCACGTTAAGGCTTTTGAACTGATGATGCAAACAGGTACGCTTGCATGCAACGTAAAGTTTATGATAGAAGGCGAAGAAGAAGTTGGCTCATCAAACCTTGGTATTTTTGTTAAAGAGAACAAAGAAAAATTAAAGGCTGATATTGTGCTGATCTCCGACACATCAATGATCAGCATGGAAAACCCATCGCTTGAAACCGGGTTGCGTGGCCTGTCTTACCTGGAAGTGGAAGTGACCGGCCCTAACCGCGACCTGCACTCTGGGGTATACGGTGGTGCAGTAGCTAATCCGGCAACTATATTGGCTAAAATGATTGCCTCATTGCATGACGAAAACAACCACATTACCATTCCCGGTTTTTATGATGATGTTGTTGAATTGACTGCTGATGAAAAAACTGCTTTAAACTCAGCGCCATACAGCGAAGAAGAATACAAAAAAGACTTAGGCGTTGAAGAACTGTGGGGTGAAAAAGGTTACTCAACCTTTGAGCGCACCGGCACCCGCCCTACGCTTGAAGTAAACGGTGTATGGGGCGGATATATTGGCGAGGGTGCTAAAACCGTGCTTCCGTCAAAAGCTAACGCCAAAATTTCGATGCGTTTGGTACCTAATCAAACCTCAGAAAAAATAACCCAATTGTTTACGGATCACTTTTTGAAAATTGCCCCTAAAAACGTTAAGGTAAAGGTTACCCCGCATCATGGCGGCGAACCGGTAGTTACACCTACTGATAGTGTAGCTTATAAAGCAGCTCAAAAAGCTATTACTGAATCTTTTGGCAAAGAACCTATCCCTACCCGCGGGGGCGGTAGTATACCTATTGTTGCCCTGTTCGAAGCCGAGTTAGGCATTAAAACTGTATTGATGGGATTTGGTCTCGACAGCGATGCCCTGCACTCGCCTAATGAGAAGTATGATATTTATAATTATTACAAAGGAATTGAGACCTTACCTTTATTTCATAAATATTTTGCAGAATTAAGTAAATAA
- a CDS encoding DUF3828 domain-containing protein, with protein MKLILTLLLVATAITSKAQSSSPEQAITMLNKFYTAYMSELSSDKDLKIIDQTLSSLRQKNCTPACLKQFKKLAVKTDADPFLKAQDCDKEWLKTLHIKKDPKKSNIYAVSYTAINDTNEKIVIHLLVVNQNGLYKIAAIE; from the coding sequence ATGAAATTGATATTAACGCTATTACTTGTAGCAACCGCTATCACATCTAAAGCGCAAAGCAGCTCACCTGAACAGGCAATTACAATGCTAAACAAATTTTATACGGCATACATGTCAGAACTTTCCAGCGACAAAGATTTGAAGATTATTGATCAGACCTTATCTTCATTAAGACAAAAAAACTGTACGCCAGCTTGTTTAAAGCAATTTAAAAAATTAGCTGTAAAAACTGATGCAGACCCATTTTTGAAAGCGCAGGATTGTGACAAAGAGTGGCTAAAAACCCTGCACATTAAAAAAGACCCGAAAAAAAGCAATATCTACGCGGTATCTTATACAGCTATTAATGATACCAATGAAAAAATCGTTATCCATCTGCTCGTAGTCAACCAAAATGGTTTATATAAAATTGCTGCAATTGAGTAA
- a CDS encoding M23 family metallopeptidase, with product MRIANSLLFIISFLLWLTLQSQISVAQTATVKPITEKPFSFPLQLEMRVPFAPTAFPNGSRYHLLYELQLTNFSAEPVKLRRIDLIDADKKDGSTILKFDTVQLNTMLKPLADNATDKLTLGSGQSAIVFMEATSNINKPFPAKVLHRVFTETDSLQGAIISTRQNKLQVLAPPLEGNNWTAADGPSNDPDNHHRRGVIILNGRSVDSRRYAIDWKKFVDSTSYSGNARDAHDYYCYSEKVYAVADGVIIKATDGLPDNVPGHGKAFHPAVTLTLDRLAGNYIVLDVGNGQYAHYMHLKAGSLKVKAGDHVHKGQLLANIGASGDAREPHLHFEVTSSPKLLEGEGIPYVIESYRLHNKSNQPAPIHKNELPTQDQVVDFAKGKDK from the coding sequence ATGCGAATAGCTAACAGCTTACTATTTATTATATCGTTTTTGCTTTGGTTAACTTTACAATCTCAAATATCGGTAGCCCAAACAGCAACTGTTAAGCCCATCACAGAAAAGCCTTTCTCTTTTCCATTACAATTAGAGATGCGTGTACCCTTTGCGCCTACTGCCTTTCCGAATGGTTCAAGATACCATTTGCTTTATGAATTACAGCTTACCAATTTCAGTGCTGAGCCTGTAAAATTGCGCCGTATAGATCTGATTGATGCTGATAAGAAAGATGGCAGTACAATATTAAAATTTGATACTGTACAACTTAATACCATGCTGAAACCCCTGGCAGACAATGCTACCGACAAATTAACACTCGGCAGCGGACAGTCGGCAATTGTGTTTATGGAAGCTACATCAAATATAAACAAGCCTTTTCCGGCTAAAGTATTACACCGCGTATTCACCGAAACAGATTCACTGCAGGGGGCTATCATTTCGACCCGGCAAAATAAATTACAGGTACTGGCACCCCCATTAGAAGGGAATAACTGGACGGCTGCGGATGGCCCAAGCAATGATCCGGACAATCATCACAGGCGAGGTGTTATTATCCTCAACGGCCGGTCTGTAGATTCTCGCCGGTATGCTATCGACTGGAAAAAATTCGTGGATAGCACATCTTATTCTGGAAATGCGCGCGATGCCCACGACTACTATTGTTACAGCGAAAAAGTATATGCAGTTGCAGATGGCGTTATCATTAAAGCAACAGATGGCTTGCCTGATAATGTTCCGGGCCATGGGAAAGCGTTTCATCCGGCGGTGACACTAACGTTGGACAGACTTGCAGGCAATTACATTGTACTTGACGTAGGTAATGGCCAATACGCGCATTACATGCATTTAAAAGCCGGTAGTTTAAAAGTTAAAGCCGGGGACCATGTTCACAAAGGGCAACTGCTGGCAAATATCGGCGCTTCCGGAGATGCCCGCGAACCGCATTTGCATTTTGAGGTTACTTCCTCACCCAAATTACTTGAAGGGGAAGGCATACCTTACGTAATAGAAAGTTATCGCTTACATAATAAATCAAATCAACCTGCACCTATCCACAAAAACGAACTGCCAACTCAAGATCAGGTTGTCGACTTTGCAAAAGGAAAAGATAAATGA